The nucleotide sequence GGGGCGACAAAACGGCCCGTCCTCGCATGGAGGACGGGAAAGTCGTCTGGCAGACCTCGACGATGGAAGCGCTCTTGGCGGGCGTCTTTGACGGTGATGTCTCCGTCCACGACCTCCTCCGCCACGGCGATTTCGGGCTCGGCACGTTCAACGGACTCGATGGTGAGATGGTCGTCCTCGACCGCATCTGTTACCAGTTGCGCGCTGATGGAACGGCCTCGACGGCCGGCCCCGATGAACGCAGCCCGTTCGCGGTCGTCACGACGTTCTCGCCGGACGCCGTTCTGGATATCGACGAGCCAACCGACAGGCTCTCGTTGCTGTCCAAGATCGATGAGGTCCTGCCCAGCAAGAACATCATCGTCGCTGTCCGAGCCGATGGTGCGTTCTCGACGATGCGCACGCGCACGGTGGCCAAGCAACGTCGGCCCTACCCGCCTTTTGTCGACGCGACGAGCGACGAGTCGGAACACGCCCTGGCGGATGTGTCGGGGACCCTCGCTGGATTCCGAACTCCGGACTTCGAGGAAGGGATCTCCGTCGCCGGCTACCACCTGCACTTCCTTGACGGGGTTCGTCAGTCCGGAGGCCACGTCCTTGATTTCACGTTCGAAAAGGGTCGTGTGGAGCTGAGCTTCTCGACGGATGTGCATCTCAGTTTGCCTCGCTTCGGAGCGTTCCTGACGGCGGACCTCACCGGGCCTAATGTGGCCGCCGACATTCATAGAACCGAGTGACGTCATCCAGCGGGGCGGTCGTGTTCGTTCCGGAACCGTGCAGCGAGGTCTTTGCGTGAGGCGACTTTCCATTTGCCGTAGATGTTTCGCACGTACGTGGTGACCGTGTGGGGTGACAGGAAAAGATCGTCGGCGATCTGCTGCGTGGTTCTCCCCGCGGCTACCCGCTCAGCGACTTGGAGCTCCCGGCTGCTGAGGACAGACTCTTCGAACTCTGGGCGTGTCGCACGCTGGCTTACGCCGACAGTGCGGAGCCGCCGCCGGACACGGTTCCATGGATGGGTGGCGCCGGCGGAGTCGTAGAGATCCGCGGACTCAAGCCACGACATCGTGGCTTTCTCTTCGGCCGTGGCTGCTTGTAGGACGCCAAGGTCCTCCAGGGCGCACGCCAGCGCGAGTCGCCTATCGACAGTTCGGTACGCGGCGACCGCTTCGCTGAGCTCTGCGACGGACCGCTCCGCGAGCCCGACCACATGGTGTGCCACGGCGGTGGCGAGGGGGAAAGACGGGTTTGCTCTGGCTCTGCCGACCGCCATGTTCACAACCTTGGCGACATGCTCGGAGTCGCTTCGGCGAAGAAGCATCCGGCACAGTTGCACGTCGTCGAGGAAATCGGCTGGTGCCGCAAGCCCGAACACCGGTGCGTCCAGAGCCGCGGTAAGCGGGGTGAGGTACGCGTCGGCCGTGGACCTGTCATGATTCTCGTCTGCTTCGAGAGCCAACAGCCAGTGCGCAACACCCGCCATGTCGGTGGCCCGCGACAGGTCCTCGATCATCGGACGGTACTTGTCCAGCCCGGCCCGGTCGCCCTGGTGAACGGCGGCCCGGAACAGGACGTAGCCGACCGTCGTCGCCAGTAGCTGCCCGAGCGGCAAGTCCGCGTGGAAGTCCAGGACCGCCTCGGCGGTTGCGCGAGCCCTCCGCAGGTGGCCCTGGTCGAAGAGGGCGCGGGCGCGAACCATCATCCAGTAGGCGGTGGCCGTGGCGTTGTGTCGGCGCTGATTCTCGAGGACGTTGGCTGCCGCGATGCGCTCGGCGCGTCCGGGATCACCAAGAGCGTCTGTCAGGAACGCCAGCCAGAGACTTTCGGGTAGCCACTGGGATTCTGTCGTGCCTGGAAGAGAGGCGATTCGGGCTACCGCGGACACGATTTGTTTCGATGCGTCGTCGAACCGGTTTCGGTAGAACGATCGGATGGACTCGCTGGCGTCGAAGGTGGCGAGCGCCAAAATGTTGGAGGTGTCCTGCGCGAGTGGTCGGCCTTCGTCGAGTAGCTTTTGCACGGCGTCATGCTCTCCAAGGCCCGCGAGTGCCTGCGCTTTGACGCTGAGAAGCCCTGCCTTGGTGAAGGCGGGGATCCCGTCGAGCTGCAGGCCGGCATTGGCTGCGTCAGCCGCCGCCCGAAACGAGGACTCGGTGCGGAGTCGGGCGATGCCAAGGCGAAGGGACGCTTCTTCCGGTGCGGGGAGGGACCCTTCGAGGGACGCGACGAACGTTTGCGCTTCTTCGCTGAGACCTCCTTGCCACAGCACGGGAAGAAGATCCGCGATCAGCCGCTTCCGTTCCTCTGGCCTGTTTTCCGTTTCGATAGCGGCACGCGCGAATTGGGCGGCCAGCGCGGCGTCGGATTCGAATGTGCGTTGGGCGGCGCTGTGGAAAGTCGCGGCAGCGTCAAGGTCGCCGCGTTGCGCCACTCCTAGCAGGCGCGATGCGATGGCCACGAGGTACTCGCCGTCGGTGTGCGCGACAGCGGCCGCCCGGCGCTCGAGGATGCGTCTGGATTCGGCGGGAATCAGGGACTCAGCGGCGTCTCTGAGTAGGTCGTGCCGGAACGCTACGCGAGTGCCGTCGTCGGTCAGCAGTCCGGCCTCGATGGCGTCGACGAGGGGGAGCGCTAGGTCGTGGACCGAGGTATCCATCAATTGTGCAAGTGACGTCAAGCGAAATTGTCGGCCGAGGATCGACGCGGCGAGGATGAGTTCTCGGGGTCCGGACGGAAGCCGGGTGATGCGTTCCACGAGGGCCTGGCCGTGTGACGCGTCATGTCCATCGCCGACGAGTTCGGCTCGACCACCTGCTAGGTCGAGCTGGTCCGCGTCTGAGAGCGCGCGGAGCATCTCCAGGACGAGCAACGGCATGTGCTCGGCGCCTTCCATGTGGCGCAGGAGACCTTTGCCGGGGGTCACGCCGATTCGGTCGGAGATCATGGCGGAAACGTCGTCGTCTGAGAGCGGACTGAGGTCGAGGGTGCTTCCGGAGATCGTCAGTGCGGAGATCGTGTCACTCACCGAGGAGGTGAGGCCGCCGGAGCGGACGGTCACGATCCAGGTGACCGCCATGTCCCGCAGGTGCCGGATGAGGGACCGGAACACGGCCAACGTGCTGGTGTCGCACCATTGCAGGTCGTCGACGAAGACGACAATGCCGCTGCCCGCGGCCGCGCGTTCCATGCGCTCTTGGATTTGCTGAATCAGCCAGTACCGGGATTCGGGGGCGCTGACCAAGGACTCGAAGTGTTCTGCGGAGATAAATGGGGGTTCTGCCCCGAGGAGGATGTCGGAGATTGCGCCCAGCGGCACGTTCTGGGATTCGGGTCCGGGGCGGCAAAGTGTGAAGAGGATGCCACGTTGTCCCGCTGTTTCCAGCGCCGACGATAGGAGGCGTGTTTTGCCGGCGCCCGCGGAGCCGACGATGACGAGGTTGCGGGCGTAGCCTGCCTCGAGTGCATCGAGGCTGTCCTGCACTGCGCTCTGCTCTCGTGGCCGACCTCGCAGGGGGAACGCCGTGTCTAGTCCTTGGAATGCTCGCCGTGTGAGGCGGCTGGCGGGGACTGGACCGGCCACCTCCGTGGGGGCGTTCACCGGTTGGGTGGCGGCAGGCTCGGTCATGATGCCTGGCCGTCGAAGAGGGACCGGAGCGCACGCCGGGAATTGACGCCCCATTTGGCGTACATGTGCCGGACGTGGCTGGTGACAGTGTGCGGGGAGATGAACAGGTCGGCGGCGATCTGTTGGGTGGTCAGGCCGGCGGCGACTCGCGCGAGAACTTCCAGTTCCCGATTGGTGAGGTCGGTCGACGGTGGCGCCGCCGCGTCCCGGGGGAACACACCGATGCTCCGGAGCCGCATTTTTACGCGATTGGATTCGCGCGATGCTCCGCTGGATTCGAACAGCGCGAGAGCTTCCTGCCACGCCGATTCGGCATTGCTGGCGTCGTCGCCGGCCCGGAGAATGCCGATGTCCTCGAGGGCGGACGCGAGGATCAGGGGACGTGCGATGCGCCGGTAGTACTCCGCGGCGGCGGCGACGGCTTCCGCGTCGTCCTCACGAAGACCATGGAGGTGCAGCACGATCCCCCGGCACAGGTCGTTGGTGGGGTTGAGTTCGGCGCGCCGGTCGGCTTCGCTGATGATTCGGGCCAGGCGGTCCGGCCGGCCAGCTGCGAGCATCATCCGCGCGAATGTGACGTCGTCGAAGAAGTCGGCGGGTGACGTCATGGACGGGACGGGTTGTTCGAGGGTGTCGTAGGCCTCCTGCGTCAGTGCCGTTGCTGCCGCCCAGTCGCCGTCTTGCTCTGCCTCCAACGCGAGAAGCCACTTCCCGATCCGTCGTAGCGGCTGAGACGCGGCCATGGACACGGCGAACCTCCGGTATCTGTCGAGGGCGGGCCGGTCGGCTTGCAGTAGCGCCACCCGGAACAGGACGAGGCCGATGGTCGATTGTGAGATGAAACCGTTTTCGAGGTCGTCCGCGAGCTCCAGGGCCGCTTCAGCCAGAGTCTTCGCTTCGTCAAGGCGCCCTTGGTCGAGGAGGACTCGGGAGCGGAACATCGTCCAGAACGACGTCGCGACTATGTCGTGCAACGCCTCTGTTTCCGCGATGCCGTCCTGGGTGATGCGGTCGGCGCGTGCGGTGTCGCCGGTGCTGTTCGCCAGGCATGCCGGCCACAGCCCTTCGGGCAGCATCCTGGACGGAGGTAGCGATCCTGCGTTCGACACACGCTTCATCGCTGACGTGATGAGGGTGAGGGCGTCATCGAAGGCGTTCTCGTTGAAGGCAGCCATGGAGTCGCCCGTTTCGATGAACGCCAGCGTCATCGCATCGCCGGCGACGTCCGCCTCTGTTCGGGCCGCTCGAAGCGTGGCTCGCATGTCGTCGTGGAGCCCTTGGTTGGCCAGGCTCATAGCTTTCGAGGCGAGGAGCCTGGCTCGGAGGGTGGAAGGGATTCCGGGAAGGGCGAGTCCCGCATTTGCGGCGTCCATGGCCTCTTGGATGGTGGTTTCGGCTTGGATGCGAGAGACAGCGAGCCTGAACTCTCCTTCTTGCTCGGGGGTGAGCCTTCCCTCGAGGCGTGCGAGGAGTTCACGGGCTTCGGAATGAAGCCCCCCGGACCACAGCAACGGCAGGAACCGGGCAGTGAGCGCCGCATGGCAGGGGAGGGCGTCGACCAGCTGGATGGCTCGGAGCGCGAATTGTGCCGCCTGCGATGCGTCGGCGGTTGTGAGGGCGTCGGCGGCGTCGCTGAGGATGTTGGAGGCGATACGGTCTCCTCGCTTCGCTGATGCGGCCACTCGTGTGGCTATGGAGAGGAGGGGGTCGCCTTCTTTGAGGAGGATGGACGCCGCTTCCCGGATGAGGAGGTCGCGGAGCGATGGGGGGATGGACTGCTCCACTGTCTCGCGGACGATGTCGTGTCGGAAGGCGGCGCGGTGGTGTCCGTCGTCGATGAAGACGCCTGCGTCGGTCGCGTCTTTTGCGGCGGCTAGCAATTCGTTCTGAGGCATTTGGGTGAGCTGTCCGAGGCTGGACAGGGTGAAGCGGCGCCCGAGCACGGAGGCTGCCTGGATGACGTTCTGGGTTGCCGCCGGCAGCCGTCGAAGCCGGCTCATGGTGGAGATGCCGAAGCTTTGGGGAATGGCGCCCGTCTCCATCGTCGCGACGCCGTCCTGGGTTGTGACCAGGTGCTCGTCCTCGAGTCCCTGGACGAATTCCTTGACGAGTAGGGGCACGTTGCCGGTGCGTTCGACGGCCTCGAGGACGGCGGCGTCGGGGGTCGCGTGGAGGAGGTCTGACACCATCGCCTCAACCGCCCTGGTGTCGAGCGGTTCGAGGTTCAGCACGTCTCCGCTGGCCCGATGGGCGTCAACGGTGGCTTCGACGTCGGCGGACTGTTGATCGGCTCGGACGGCGAGTAACCACAAAATGGGCATGTCTGAAAGTCGGTTGGACAGGGTCCGGAGGATGTTGAGGGATCCTGGGTCGCACCATTGCAGGTCGTCGACGATGAATGCGACACCGCTGTCGAGAGCTAGTTGCTCTACAGTTTCCTGCACCTGTTGCGCGATCCAGTATCGCGAGGCCGGGTCGGTCGTGTGCGGGTCCAGGGCGAGGCGGGTGCCGCTGCGTGAGGCTTCGTTGATGGCGTCCAGTAGCGGCGCGAGGGGCATCAGAAAGGATTCGGGGTCGGGTCGGCAGAAGATGATGTTCAGCCCGCGTTCTCGGGCGGTGTGGGCGGCGTCCTGGAGGGCTCGTGTTTTGCCGACTCCGGGGATGCCTCTGATGATCAGGGTCTGGGATGTCCCGCTGTATAACGCGTCGATAGTCGCCGTGATGCGGGCCGTCTCGGCGGCCCGTCCGCGGGTGGGAAACCCGTCGCTGTTCGAGAGCCCCTGAACGGCGCTCGAAGAAGTGGTCTGTCGTGGTGTGCCGAACTCCCTCACCGCCATCTCCTGTCCTTGGGGCGTATTCGGAGTCTATGAATGGGCCGAGTGAGCGCGCGTGTCCCTCCTGATACCCCATACGCCGAGGTGGCCTTGTAATCGTTGGGTCCGGCCGTGGAAATCGGACATGTGGCACGGGTATCTGGTCATAGTCGGTCGTTCGGCGGACACGCGCTCGCGCATCGGATGAAGGGTGACCCTGCGAGGGGCAGGATTCTGGAGTGATCATTACCCGACATGGTTGAGCCGTTTGACGCTTGGGTCGGAGGAGCCTGGGCGACAGAGTCGCAGCATGACAACTTCTACGACGAACAGGTCGGTCATCCGGGCGGTTCCCGCCGCGTGGCACGGCATCGGTTTCTGGATTATCGCTGTCGTGTTCACGACGGTCATGGCGTATTCGACTGTCCCCACGCCTCTTTATGTGCTTTACGAGGCGCGTGACGGCTTCCCCTCGTTCGCTGTGACATTCATCTTTGCCGCCTATGCGGTCGGCGTGGTCGCGAGCCTCTATTTCGCTGGTCACATCAGCGATTGGGTGGGTCGGCGTCGCATCATTCTCATCTCCGTCGCCGTGGAGATTCTCGCGTCCTGCCTGTTCATCGCTTGGCCTGACTTACCGGGGCTGCTCGTGGCCCGGTTCGTCAACGGCGTCGGCGTCGGCATGTTGACGGCGACTGCAACAGCCCATCTGAGCGAGCTCAGGGTCATCTCGCGCTCCGACGGATCAGCGGACGCCTCCACCGTGTCCGGCGTCGCCAACCTTGGCGGTCTCGGCTTGGGACCGCTCATCGGCGGCCTGTTCGCCGAGTTCCTGCCCCAGCCGTTGCTCGTGCCGCACGTGGTCTTCCTCGCGTTGTTCGTCGTCGCTGTAATCGGTGTGGCGCTGGTCCCGGAGACGGTTGTGAAAGAGGAGATCCGGCCGGCGTACCGGCCACAGAAGGTGTCCGTTCCGCGAGAATCCCGGGCGGTGTTTTTCGCCGCTGGCGCGGCCGCTTTTTCCTCGTTTGCTGTGTTCGGCCTGTTCACGTCCCTCGCTCCGACGTTCCTCGTCGTGACGCTCCACGAAACCGACCGCCTCGTCGCAGGGGCGGTGTCGTTTTCGGTGTTCGCCGCGGCGTGCCTCGGGCAAGTGCTCCTGTCGAAGGCTCGGATCCGCACACAACTGAATGTGCTTCTTGCCCTCCTCCCCGTGGGCCTGGTGGGTCTCGCCGTCGGCGCGGCCGCCGCGTCACTCCCCGTGTTCGCTGCGTCGGGCGTCGTGGCTGGCGCCGGAGTGGGCCTGCTGTTCCGTGCGGCGCTGTCGACGGGAGCGTCGCTCGCGGGCGCCGAATCCAAGGGTGAAGTTCTGGCGGCGTTGTTCCTCATTGCCTACGCCGGGTTGTGCATCCCCGTGCTGCTTGTCGGCGGTGCACTCGTCATCGCATCGCCGCTTGCCGTCCTGCTGGTCTTCGTTGTGCTCGTGCTGACAGCCGTGCTCGTCTCGGCGATCAACATGCGGCGGCGTCACTGAGCGGACGAAGCAGCCGACACTAGGCGCCGCGGGACATTTCCGGCGAATTCAAGCCGAGCAGGGCGTCGCGGAGACCCGCGCGTGCGGTGACGCCGAGCTTGGGGAAGATCCGGTACAGATGTCCGCTGACGGTTCGCGGGGAGAGAAAGAGCTGGTTTGCGATCTGCTTGTTCGACAGCCCAGCGGCCGCCAGGGAGGCGACGCGCTGTTCCTGCTCACTGAGTTCGATTCCGTCGAGGCTCGCGGGGGTCGGCCCTGATGCTCCGCCAGCGACCCGCAGCTCGCTCTGCGCCCGCTGGCGCCATTGCTCGGCCCCTAGGGCTTCGAAGGCCGCCGCGGCAAGCCGGAACTGTGTCCTGGCTTCAAGCGCGTGCATGGTGCGTCGGAGCCATTCGCCGTATGCGAGGCGGATTCGCGCGATTTCGAATGGAGCTTCTTGCGGTTCCACCAGCGACAACGCGGACTCGAAGAGTGCTCGGGCATCGGTGCGTTCGTCGATGATGGCCCGCGATGCGGTGACGATCATCGTCTGCTTCGGGGCGCGCCGGGAGCCCAAGGCGGCCTCCGCGGCCCTGATCAGTTCCAGGCCGTGCGCCGGCATACGCAGCCGGGCCGCAGACTCGACCGCGTCGAGGAGTTCGACGGGGCCGTAACCGTGCTCGATCCAGTGGCCGCCGACCGGGGGTTTCGCCGTAGATCGTGCGTGCGCGTCTTCGAACCTACCGAGTGACAGGTCAAGGGAAGAGCGTGCGTGGTCCGCGGAGCGGGCGACGAGAGGTGCGCCGTGCCGCAGCGCCCACTGGCTTGCACGGTCAGCTGTCGCAGACGCCCTGTCCGGGTGCCCCTGGACGGAGAACACGAGCGCTTGAAACGCGTCGGCGAGGGCCACAACGGTGCCCGCCTGGTACCGCAACGCCGTTGCTCGGGCTTTGTCCATCGCGTCCACCGCCTCGTCGAGACGGCCGCGCTGGAACGCTGCGACGCCCGTCCGGCACATTCTGAACAGGCCGAGGAGGTCGTCGTCGTTGCCGGTTCCGGCCATGAGCTGCTCAACCCAGTCGCGTCGAGGATCCGTCGCATCGAGGATCGACCAGGCAACATGCAACGACACGAACTTCCACGGTTCCCCGTCTGCGGCCGATTGGCGTGCTGCGTCATACAGCGGTGCGTTCGCGGGGGACGCGGTGCTCTGCAGGCAGTCCTCGACGACGCGGAGAATCGGGTCGACGTCGCGTGTGGCCGTTTCGCCCACGGCCTCATCCCACCAGGCGTTGTCTCCCCGCAGGAAGCACAGGATCTGCAGTGTCGCTGTGAGGGCGTCTCCGGTGGCTGAGTGCATGCGAGGGGTCTGTGCCAGAGCAGCGAGGATGTTCCTCTTCGACTCGCGGACTTCGCCGCGACAGAGGGCTTGCGCGAACTCGAATCCGGCCCGCATGTCGACAGGAACCTGACCATCAGGGGTTGCGAGCTTGGCCGTGACATCTTCGAGAACAGGGAACGCGCCGATAAAGCCGGCGATATCCGCTGCTCGCGCGAGCTGCTTCTGCTTATCCTTCCGACTCTTGGACAGGCGTGCCGCTTGCAGGTAGGCGTTCACGGCCTCATGAGGGCGGCGCGCTTCAAGCGCTTCGCCTGCGACGGCGACGAGGTCGCCCGCCAACGCATCGTCGGCCTGTGTGGCGGATGACGCTCGCACCAAGATGCGGAACCTTCGAGGCAGGTGCTCGCACGCGGTGATAACGGTCCGCACTTCGGTGAGCTCCGCTTCGGATGCCTGGGAGAGAACGATGGCGCGCGTGACGGGATCCGCAAACTCCGGTCCGTTGTCGCCCTCGATGAGGACCCCGGCGTTTAACGCATCCCCGATGGCGGCGCTGTCTTCGGCGATGAACGGCGGAACGATGCCAGCGAACTCCACGGTAGCGACTGCTGCTTTCAGGACGACGGTTCGCGCCGAGTTGCTCAGACTCTCCAAAGCGTTCCGGCTTGACCCGGACATCTCATCAAGCCGCGGATAGCTGGCGGGGAAGATCGCTGAGCGCCGCTTGGACGACTGCGCCGCCCACGCCCGACCGACAGCGTGCAGGATCATCGGGTTCCCCTGCGCCAGATTCGTGAGCATGCGCCGACGCGCGGGAGGCAGATCGATCACGTTCTCCCGCAGCAACTGTTCCGCCTCACCCACGTCCAACGGGCGCAGGAAGACGTGCGGGAGGTCATTCCACCCCGGGATGAGTCTCCGGTCGTCCACCGCAACCACGCACACGGCGCTGGAGTTCCTGACGACGTGGGTGAGAATGGCGTGCAGATGAGCCTGGGCGGCCCGCTCCAGGTGATGGAAATCGTCGACCAAGACGACATGCCCGCGCGCCAGCGGACGTGGAACAGATGCGGCGTCGACATGCATCCCTGGCGCGTTCGCGCTCCCGCTTGGCTCACTCTTCGGGGCCACGACCGGCCACAGCGACATCAGCGGTTCCAGCGACGACGCCGAGATCACGGGATCGCCGGCATGGGCTCTCATCTGCACGACCTCGAGCCCTTCACTGCGCGCTGCGGCGGCAGCACCCGCGAGTGCGAACGACTTCCCGAAACCTGTCCCTCCTTCGACGATCACGAACCTGTCCAGGAACGTCGATGACGGGTGGAGCGCGCGGGCGAAAGCTTCATCAGCTTGGACGGGGCCGCGAACGGCCCTCTCAGCGGACATCTCGATGGTCATTGTCGCTCCAGAGATTGATGGCATCGATAAGGGCGGACGTCGAAACGTCCGCATTCGGAGACACGCTTGCAAGTTAGGGGACTCTTCGCCGGCCGCACATCACCCCTGCGTTGAGACGACCTCCCCTCCTGCGTCCGACGCAACCTCCGCCGGCCGTCGGGAAGCAAGCCTCGACATTGGGCAGTGCGCCGACCGGGTCGAATGACTCAGGCGCAGAGACGGATCTTTTTGCCACGCTCGACGCAGCAGACCCTGACCACACAGGCAGCCCGGTACAGGAACGCCGCATGACTCGCCGCACCCGCGAACCCTCATCACTCGATTTCACCTAAGGCTCGGTGCTCAACATGACCTTCCCCGCAGCACCGAAACCGGCCCGCCCTACACGGGCCGGAAAATGGGCCGCTGAGTTCGCTGGCACGTTCCTTCTGACCTTCGGTCTGGTTGGAGCGGCAACCTTCTCGGCGGCCCACGTGGCCGGTGCCGGCACGCCGGCACCCGTCGGCATCCTGGGAGTGGCGCTCGCTCTCGGACTCACCGTGATCATCGGCGCCTACGCGTTCGGGCCCATTTCCGGCGGGCATTTCAATCCCGCCGTGTCACTCGGTCTCACCATCGCCGGTCGTCTTTCGTGGCGAGATTTGCCCGAATATGTGATCTCCCAGGCGCTGGGCGCCCTCCTTGGCACAACCGCTGTCCTCGGTATCGCGGCCGGCGCCGGCCACACCTTTCTGTCTGCTGCCGTCAATACGGGTTTCGCGTCGAACGGATACGGCGGTCACTCGCCCGGTGGATTCGGCATCGTGTCGGCCATCATCGTCGAAGTGGTCGGCACGGCCGT is from Frondihabitans australicus and encodes:
- the budA gene encoding acetolactate decarboxylase is translated as MTETGEAKMGEPQGGGGLAHWARQTLARSWGDKTARPRMEDGKVVWQTSTMEALLAGVFDGDVSVHDLLRHGDFGLGTFNGLDGEMVVLDRICYQLRADGTASTAGPDERSPFAVVTTFSPDAVLDIDEPTDRLSLLSKIDEVLPSKNIIVAVRADGAFSTMRTRTVAKQRRPYPPFVDATSDESEHALADVSGTLAGFRTPDFEEGISVAGYHLHFLDGVRQSGGHVLDFTFEKGRVELSFSTDVHLSLPRFGAFLTADLTGPNVAADIHRTE
- a CDS encoding AAA family ATPase codes for the protein MGRQFPACAPVPLRRPGIMTEPAATQPVNAPTEVAGPVPASRLTRRAFQGLDTAFPLRGRPREQSAVQDSLDALEAGYARNLVIVGSAGAGKTRLLSSALETAGQRGILFTLCRPGPESQNVPLGAISDILLGAEPPFISAEHFESLVSAPESRYWLIQQIQERMERAAAGSGIVVFVDDLQWCDTSTLAVFRSLIRHLRDMAVTWIVTVRSGGLTSSVSDTISALTISGSTLDLSPLSDDDVSAMISDRIGVTPGKGLLRHMEGAEHMPLLVLEMLRALSDADQLDLAGGRAELVGDGHDASHGQALVERITRLPSGPRELILAASILGRQFRLTSLAQLMDTSVHDLALPLVDAIEAGLLTDDGTRVAFRHDLLRDAAESLIPAESRRILERRAAAVAHTDGEYLVAIASRLLGVAQRGDLDAAATFHSAAQRTFESDAALAAQFARAAIETENRPEERKRLIADLLPVLWQGGLSEEAQTFVASLEGSLPAPEEASLRLGIARLRTESSFRAAADAANAGLQLDGIPAFTKAGLLSVKAQALAGLGEHDAVQKLLDEGRPLAQDTSNILALATFDASESIRSFYRNRFDDASKQIVSAVARIASLPGTTESQWLPESLWLAFLTDALGDPGRAERIAAANVLENQRRHNATATAYWMMVRARALFDQGHLRRARATAEAVLDFHADLPLGQLLATTVGYVLFRAAVHQGDRAGLDKYRPMIEDLSRATDMAGVAHWLLALEADENHDRSTADAYLTPLTAALDAPVFGLAAPADFLDDVQLCRMLLRRSDSEHVAKVVNMAVGRARANPSFPLATAVAHHVVGLAERSVAELSEAVAAYRTVDRRLALACALEDLGVLQAATAEEKATMSWLESADLYDSAGATHPWNRVRRRLRTVGVSQRATRPEFEESVLSSRELQVAERVAAGRTTQQIADDLFLSPHTVTTYVRNIYGKWKVASRKDLAARFRNEHDRPAG
- a CDS encoding helix-turn-helix transcriptional regulator, with amino-acid sequence MREFGTPRQTTSSSAVQGLSNSDGFPTRGRAAETARITATIDALYSGTSQTLIIRGIPGVGKTRALQDAAHTARERGLNIIFCRPDPESFLMPLAPLLDAINEASRSGTRLALDPHTTDPASRYWIAQQVQETVEQLALDSGVAFIVDDLQWCDPGSLNILRTLSNRLSDMPILWLLAVRADQQSADVEATVDAHRASGDVLNLEPLDTRAVEAMVSDLLHATPDAAVLEAVERTGNVPLLVKEFVQGLEDEHLVTTQDGVATMETGAIPQSFGISTMSRLRRLPAATQNVIQAASVLGRRFTLSSLGQLTQMPQNELLAAAKDATDAGVFIDDGHHRAAFRHDIVRETVEQSIPPSLRDLLIREAASILLKEGDPLLSIATRVAASAKRGDRIASNILSDAADALTTADASQAAQFALRAIQLVDALPCHAALTARFLPLLWSGGLHSEARELLARLEGRLTPEQEGEFRLAVSRIQAETTIQEAMDAANAGLALPGIPSTLRARLLASKAMSLANQGLHDDMRATLRAARTEADVAGDAMTLAFIETGDSMAAFNENAFDDALTLITSAMKRVSNAGSLPPSRMLPEGLWPACLANSTGDTARADRITQDGIAETEALHDIVATSFWTMFRSRVLLDQGRLDEAKTLAEAALELADDLENGFISQSTIGLVLFRVALLQADRPALDRYRRFAVSMAASQPLRRIGKWLLALEAEQDGDWAAATALTQEAYDTLEQPVPSMTSPADFFDDVTFARMMLAAGRPDRLARIISEADRRAELNPTNDLCRGIVLHLHGLREDDAEAVAAAAEYYRRIARPLILASALEDIGILRAGDDASNAESAWQEALALFESSGASRESNRVKMRLRSIGVFPRDAAAPPSTDLTNRELEVLARVAAGLTTQQIAADLFISPHTVTSHVRHMYAKWGVNSRRALRSLFDGQAS
- a CDS encoding MFS transporter; amino-acid sequence: MTTSTTNRSVIRAVPAAWHGIGFWIIAVVFTTVMAYSTVPTPLYVLYEARDGFPSFAVTFIFAAYAVGVVASLYFAGHISDWVGRRRIILISVAVEILASCLFIAWPDLPGLLVARFVNGVGVGMLTATATAHLSELRVISRSDGSADASTVSGVANLGGLGLGPLIGGLFAEFLPQPLLVPHVVFLALFVVAVIGVALVPETVVKEEIRPAYRPQKVSVPRESRAVFFAAGAAAFSSFAVFGLFTSLAPTFLVVTLHETDRLVAGAVSFSVFAAACLGQVLLSKARIRTQLNVLLALLPVGLVGLAVGAAAASLPVFAASGVVAGAGVGLLFRAALSTGASLAGAESKGEVLAALFLIAYAGLCIPVLLVGGALVIASPLAVLLVFVVLVLTAVLVSAINMRRRH
- a CDS encoding helix-turn-helix transcriptional regulator — protein: MTIEMSAERAVRGPVQADEAFARALHPSSTFLDRFVIVEGGTGFGKSFALAGAAAAARSEGLEVVQMRAHAGDPVISASSLEPLMSLWPVVAPKSEPSGSANAPGMHVDAASVPRPLARGHVVLVDDFHHLERAAQAHLHAILTHVVRNSSAVCVVAVDDRRLIPGWNDLPHVFLRPLDVGEAEQLLRENVIDLPPARRRMLTNLAQGNPMILHAVGRAWAAQSSKRRSAIFPASYPRLDEMSGSSRNALESLSNSARTVVLKAAVATVEFAGIVPPFIAEDSAAIGDALNAGVLIEGDNGPEFADPVTRAIVLSQASEAELTEVRTVITACEHLPRRFRILVRASSATQADDALAGDLVAVAGEALEARRPHEAVNAYLQAARLSKSRKDKQKQLARAADIAGFIGAFPVLEDVTAKLATPDGQVPVDMRAGFEFAQALCRGEVRESKRNILAALAQTPRMHSATGDALTATLQILCFLRGDNAWWDEAVGETATRDVDPILRVVEDCLQSTASPANAPLYDAARQSAADGEPWKFVSLHVAWSILDATDPRRDWVEQLMAGTGNDDDLLGLFRMCRTGVAAFQRGRLDEAVDAMDKARATALRYQAGTVVALADAFQALVFSVQGHPDRASATADRASQWALRHGAPLVARSADHARSSLDLSLGRFEDAHARSTAKPPVGGHWIEHGYGPVELLDAVESAARLRMPAHGLELIRAAEAALGSRRAPKQTMIVTASRAIIDERTDARALFESALSLVEPQEAPFEIARIRLAYGEWLRRTMHALEARTQFRLAAAAFEALGAEQWRQRAQSELRVAGGASGPTPASLDGIELSEQEQRVASLAAAGLSNKQIANQLFLSPRTVSGHLYRIFPKLGVTARAGLRDALLGLNSPEMSRGA
- a CDS encoding aquaporin, which translates into the protein MTFPAAPKPARPTRAGKWAAEFAGTFLLTFGLVGAATFSAAHVAGAGTPAPVGILGVALALGLTVIIGAYAFGPISGGHFNPAVSLGLTIAGRLSWRDLPEYVISQALGALLGTTAVLGIAAGAGHTFLSAAVNTGFASNGYGGHSPGGFGIVSAIIVEVVGTAVFVFVILGVTNARSNPSVAPFPIGITLTLLLLVAIPVDNAGFNPARSLATAVFGGGPWMGQLWLFVVAPAVGAAIAGASNQFLFETATKNTDASDGQ